The Actinoplanes sp. N902-109 genomic interval TGGGAGTATTGGCGACGTGAGCAGCAAGCCCTTTCGCGTACGCCGGTCCGGCGCGCTCGTCCTCGCCGCCTTCATCGCGTTCGTCGGGACGGTGCCGCTGGCCGGCGGCACCTGGAAGCTGGCCTGGATCCTGCTGATCCCGCTGGCCGTCCTGATCTGGGCGCTGCGGGCCGGCACCGACGTCACCCCGGCCGGGCTCAAGGTCCGGGCCCTGTTCGGCAGCACCGGGGTGGCCTGGGACGACATCGCCGAGCTGGCCCCGGACGGACGCAAACGGATCTCCGCGCGGCTCACCGACGGCCGGGTGGTGCCGCTGACCGCGGTCACCACCGACAATCTCCCGGCCGTACTGGCCGCCGGCGGGCAGCAGGTCGACTCCCCGGCCCGGCCCGAGGAAGCCGACGGGCGATAGCCGCCCGGTCCACGCGGCTACCCTGGTGAGGTCGGGTGGACGAGGAGGTCGTGTGATCGAGCGCAGTCGCCGGGCCCGCGCATGCGCCGCGACGCTGGGGACCGTGCTGTTCCTGGCCGGCGCGTGCAGCTTCGGCCCCCCGGATCCCGACGTGGCAGGCGAGCCGCCCAACCTGCCGAAGCCCTCGATGTCGGCTTCGTTCCAGGACGAGAGCAGCGACCCGCCGCAGGACGTGGCGGCCACGGTGCTCGCCAAGGGGCTCGAGGTCCCCTGGGGCATCGCGTTCCTGCCCGACGGGTCGGCGCTGGTCACCGAGCGGGACACCGCCCGCATCCTGCAGCTCGGGCCCGACTCCGACGCCGAGGGGCTGACGACCACCGAGGTGCAGCGGCTCTCCGAGGTCACCGCGGGCGGCGACGGCGGCCTGATGGGCATCGCGGTCTCCCCCAAGTACGCGACCGACCGGACCGTGTTCGTCTACTACTCGACGGACAAGGACAACCGGGTCGCCAAGCTCGCGCTCAAGGGCAAGCCCCGGCCCATCCTCACCGGCATCCCGCACTCGGCCCACGACAACGGTGGCCAGCTCGCCTTCGGGCCCGACGGCTACCTGTACGTGAGCACCGGCGACGCCACCCGGGGCACCCAGGCGCAGAACCCCAAGAGCCTCGGCGGCAAGATCCTGCGGATCACCCCCGACGGCAAGCCCGCGCCGGGCAACCCGGTCAAGGACTCCCCGGTCTGGTCCTCGGGTCACCGCAACGTGCAGGGTCTCGCCTGGGACTCCGGCAAACGGCTGTACGCCGGCGAGTCCGACCAGCCCACGACGGGTGAGCTCAACGTCATCCAGAAGGGCAAGAACTACGGCTGGGCCGCCGCCGAGGGCACCAGCAACGACCCCAAGTACACCAACCCGCTGGTCACGTGGCCCATCGCCGAGTCCTACTGCTCGGGGGTCGCGGTCCTGGAACGGATGATCGCCACCGCCTGCCTCGGCGGCCAGCAGATCTGGATGATCGCCACCACCGGCAACGGCACGCTCGTCGGCCAGCCGCAGTCGCTGCTCAAGGGCCGGTACGGCCGGCTGCGCGCGCTGGTCACCGCCCCCGACGGCTCGCTCTGGGTGGCCACCTCCAACCAGGAGGAGGGCGGCGACCCGGGCCCCGACGACGACCAGATCATCCGGTTGGTCTTCTCCGACGGCGGAGCCGGCCGAAGTTAACAGGCGAAACCGTTTGACCGCGGGATACCGGGGGCACGAGTGCCGTTGACCATGAACACGATTTCCTTACGGGCGAAAGCCGTGGCCGGACGGGTGTGGCAGCACACCTGGACCCGCCGCCTCGGTGTCTGGGCCGCTGTGCTGATCATCAGCCTCACCGGCGTGGTCGTCGGCACCATGCTGCTGGCGCACTCCCAGATCGGGGTGGGCCCGTTCCGCGCCGACATGTCGATCAGTCCGTCCGTCAGGGGCGGCACGGAGATCGACATCCCGCCGCTCGGCTCGCTCCACCTGGACAGCCACGACGGACCGATCCACCTCAAGGTCGACCTGGGCTCGCTGGACCAGCAGCGCACCGAGGAGCTGATCGACGACCCGACCGCGATCAGCGCGGCCGGCCAGTCCGCGGTCGACGACGTCACGAAGGGCGTCCTGAAGCTCGGCCTGCGCGCCCTCGGCGCTGCCATCGTGTGCTCGCTGGCGCTCTCCGCGCTGATCTTCCGCAACATCCGGCGGGTGGCCGCCTCGGGCGTCCTCGCCCTGGTCATCACCGGTGGCAGCCTCGGGCTGGCGGCCGGCACCATCCGCCCCGGCTCGATCAGCGAACCCCGCTACGAGGGCCTGCTGGTCAATGCGCCCGCGGTGGTCGGTGACGCACGCCGCATCGCGGACAACTACGGCCGGTACGCCGACCAGCTCGCCGAGCTGGTGAGCAACGTCAGCCGCATCTACACCACGGTCTCCAGCCTCCCGGTCCAGCCCGCCGGCAACACCACGCGCATCCTGCACATCTCCGACCTGCACCTGAACCCGTCCTCGTGGGGCGTGATCAAGACGGTGGTCAAGCAGTGGGACATCGACGCGATCATCGACACGGGCGACATCGTCGACTGGGGCAGCAGCGCCGAGACCACGTACGTCAACAACATCGGCTCGGTCGGGGTGCCGTACATCTACGTCCGGGGCAACCACGACTCCACCGCCATCCAGGCCGCGGTGGCCCGGCAGAAGAACGCCAAGGTGCTGGACAACACGATCCTGACGATCGACGGTCTGACCATCGCGGGCATCGGCGACCCGGAATTCACCCCGGACAAGAGCGAAACCCCGCCCGCCGACGTCTCGGACGACCCGGCCGTCAACCCGCTGCTCAACGCGGGCGACCGGCTCGCCGACACAATCCGCACGGCCAAGACCCGGGTCGGCGTCGCGCTGGTGCACGACCCGGCCATGGCGCCCCCGCTGTCCGGCACGGTGCCGCTCGTGCTGGCCGGGCACACCCATCAGCGGTCGGTCAGCGTGCTGCCCGAGCCGTCCGCCGGCACCGCGTCCGCGTCCCCGGCGCCCGCTGTCATGCCCTCGGCGGTCACCCCGGCCACCCCGCCGATCGAGACCCGGCTGCTGGTGGAGGGCTCCAGCGGCGGCGCCGGCCTGCGCGGCCTGGAGAAGGAAGCGCCGACACCGCTGGCCATGTCGGTCCTCTACTTCGACGAGAACCAGACGCTCAAGGCGTACGACGACATCACGCTGGGCGGCACCGGCCAGTCCAACGTCGAGGTGCAACGCAACGTCATCGGCACCACGCCCGAACCCACGACGAACCCGTCAGTGGTCAGCGGGGTCACGCCCGGGATCGCGCCGCGGATCACGCCGGAGAGCACGCCGAGCCGCTGAGCAAGGTGATGCGCCGCCCACGTTGAGCGGCACCACACCCGCGACGATCAGGCCGACACCGATCACCTCGACCGGCGTGAACCGCGAGGACCTCAGCAGCACTGGCCCCGGGCAGGAAGACGTACGCCATCAGCGGCACCCCGGCCCGGCGGCGGGAACAGCCGCGCCGGGCCGGCCGCGCTGTGCGGCGGCGTACGACAGGGGTCAGCTCAGCCGCGCGAGAATGAGCTCGCGGACGGTCTTGGCGTCGGCCTGGCCCCGGGTGGTCTTCATGACCGCGCCGACCAGGGCGCCGGCCGCGGCGACCTTGCCGTCGCGGATCTTGGCGGCGATGTCCGGGTTGGCGGCGATGGCCTCGTCGACAGCGGTCTGCAGGGCGCCGGTGTCGGAGACGACCTCGAGCCCGCGGGCGGCCATCACCTGCGCCGGGTCACCCTCGCCGGCCACGACGCCTTCGAGGACCTGGCGGGCCACCTTGTCGTTGAGCTTGCCCTCGTCGACCAGGGCCTGCAGCTGGGCCACCTGCGCCGGGGTGGCGCCGACCGCGGAGAGCTCCACGCCGGTCTCGTTGGCACGACGGGCCAGCTCGCCCATCCACCACTTGCGGGCACCCGCGGCGGTGGCCCCGGCGGCGATGGTCTCCTCGATCAGCTCGACCGCACCGGCGTTGGCCACCGAC includes:
- a CDS encoding metallophosphoesterase, with protein sequence MNTISLRAKAVAGRVWQHTWTRRLGVWAAVLIISLTGVVVGTMLLAHSQIGVGPFRADMSISPSVRGGTEIDIPPLGSLHLDSHDGPIHLKVDLGSLDQQRTEELIDDPTAISAAGQSAVDDVTKGVLKLGLRALGAAIVCSLALSALIFRNIRRVAASGVLALVITGGSLGLAAGTIRPGSISEPRYEGLLVNAPAVVGDARRIADNYGRYADQLAELVSNVSRIYTTVSSLPVQPAGNTTRILHISDLHLNPSSWGVIKTVVKQWDIDAIIDTGDIVDWGSSAETTYVNNIGSVGVPYIYVRGNHDSTAIQAAVARQKNAKVLDNTILTIDGLTIAGIGDPEFTPDKSETPPADVSDDPAVNPLLNAGDRLADTIRTAKTRVGVALVHDPAMAPPLSGTVPLVLAGHTHQRSVSVLPEPSAGTASASPAPAVMPSAVTPATPPIETRLLVEGSSGGAGLRGLEKEAPTPLAMSVLYFDENQTLKAYDDITLGGTGQSNVEVQRNVIGTTPEPTTNPSVVSGVTPGIAPRITPESTPSR
- a CDS encoding sorbosone dehydrogenase family protein — encoded protein: MIERSRRARACAATLGTVLFLAGACSFGPPDPDVAGEPPNLPKPSMSASFQDESSDPPQDVAATVLAKGLEVPWGIAFLPDGSALVTERDTARILQLGPDSDAEGLTTTEVQRLSEVTAGGDGGLMGIAVSPKYATDRTVFVYYSTDKDNRVAKLALKGKPRPILTGIPHSAHDNGGQLAFGPDGYLYVSTGDATRGTQAQNPKSLGGKILRITPDGKPAPGNPVKDSPVWSSGHRNVQGLAWDSGKRLYAGESDQPTTGELNVIQKGKNYGWAAAEGTSNDPKYTNPLVTWPIAESYCSGVAVLERMIATACLGGQQIWMIATTGNGTLVGQPQSLLKGRYGRLRALVTAPDGSLWVATSNQEEGGDPGPDDDQIIRLVFSDGGAGRS
- a CDS encoding PH domain-containing protein, which translates into the protein MSSKPFRVRRSGALVLAAFIAFVGTVPLAGGTWKLAWILLIPLAVLIWALRAGTDVTPAGLKVRALFGSTGVAWDDIAELAPDGRKRISARLTDGRVVPLTAVTTDNLPAVLAAGGQQVDSPARPEEADGR